The Haloplanus sp. CK5-1 genome contains a region encoding:
- a CDS encoding YeeE/YedE family protein encodes MSDDRHPLFEPLIFVGGLIFGFGLGFSHMARPEVVLNFLQFDDLGLPFVMFGAAIVSGIAFALLPRIRDAAPLTGTPYERRLKPFDRNVLVGGTVFGVGWGLSGICPGAAYASLGVGNVTILWALAGMFVGAYAQGYWRSQRRARNTAATGAD; translated from the coding sequence GTGAGCGACGACCGGCACCCGCTGTTCGAGCCGCTGATCTTCGTCGGTGGCCTGATCTTCGGGTTCGGGCTCGGATTCAGCCACATGGCGCGACCGGAGGTCGTACTGAACTTCCTCCAGTTCGACGACCTCGGTCTCCCGTTCGTGATGTTCGGCGCCGCAATCGTCTCCGGGATCGCGTTCGCCCTGCTGCCACGGATCCGAGACGCTGCGCCCCTCACGGGCACCCCCTACGAGCGCCGCTTGAAGCCGTTCGACCGAAACGTACTCGTCGGCGGCACCGTCTTCGGCGTCGGCTGGGGGCTCTCGGGCATCTGTCCGGGCGCGGCGTACGCGAGCCTCGGCGTCGGCAACGTCACCATCCTCTGGGCGCTCGCCGGAATGTTCGTCGGCGCGTACGCCCAGGGCTACTGGCGGAGCCAGCGTCGGGCGCGTAACACCGCCGCGACGGGCGCAGACTAA
- a CDS encoding YeeE/YedE family protein, producing MVTDPVLLQTVADLFPNGISRYAAGGLLVGLGTVLIYVGTGIPAGASTFLESTLSYASDQSRFQQYVGSRDWRLVFTAGIILGGLAFAATFQSGLVTSSLYEPGTTGQLYEVAGVTFWTTDVQPWRLFVGGILVGIGTRIGKGCTSGHGVCGVGSASKTSLVGVLTFLTVAIGTAQVVAALGVSP from the coding sequence ATGGTTACTGATCCAGTACTGCTCCAGACGGTCGCCGACCTGTTCCCGAACGGGATCAGCCGGTACGCCGCCGGCGGACTGCTCGTCGGCCTCGGGACCGTCCTGATCTACGTCGGAACGGGTATCCCGGCCGGAGCGAGCACGTTCCTGGAGTCGACGCTGTCGTACGCCTCCGACCAGTCGCGGTTCCAGCAGTACGTCGGCTCGCGTGACTGGCGGCTCGTGTTCACGGCCGGCATCATCTTGGGCGGGCTGGCGTTCGCGGCGACGTTCCAGTCCGGTCTGGTCACGAGTTCGCTGTACGAACCCGGAACGACCGGCCAACTGTACGAGGTCGCCGGTGTGACGTTCTGGACGACCGACGTCCAACCGTGGCGGCTGTTCGTCGGCGGTATTCTGGTCGGTATCGGCACTCGGATCGGCAAGGGCTGTACGTCCGGGCACGGCGTCTGTGGCGTCGGTTCGGCGTCGAAGACGTCGCTGGTCGGCGTGCTGACGTTCCTGACCGTCGCGATCGGGACCGCACAGGTCGTCGCCGCGCTGGGGGTGAGCCCGTGA
- a CDS encoding MBL fold metallo-hydrolase, producing MNADDFPTPDVDVESVDPESLKGRIDAGEDVTLLDVRMQLDYEEWRIDGENVTSINVPYFEFLDDDIDEDVLGRIPDDREMTVLCAKGGASEYVAGTLAERGYDVDHLEDGMNGWAGIYEAVEVQRYDGTGTLLQYQRPSSGCLGYLLYDDGEAAIIDPLRAFTDRYLENADELGVDLQYALDTHIHADHISGVRDLDAEGVEGVIPEAAVDRGVTYADEMTTAADGDTFGVGDVTIEAVYTPGHTTGMTSYLVDDSLLATGDGLFVESVARPDLEEGDEGAPDAARLLYESLQERVLTLPDDTLVGGAHYSDSAEPAADGTFTAPIGDLVTEMDALTMDEDEFVDLILSDMPPRPANYEDIIATNLGQNAVGDEEAFTLELGPNNCAASQDSLAGD from the coding sequence ATGAACGCCGACGACTTCCCCACTCCGGACGTCGACGTGGAGTCCGTCGACCCGGAGTCGCTCAAAGGCCGTATCGACGCCGGTGAGGACGTCACGCTCCTCGATGTGCGTATGCAGTTGGACTACGAGGAGTGGCGTATCGACGGTGAGAACGTCACGTCGATCAACGTCCCGTACTTCGAGTTCCTCGACGACGACATCGACGAGGACGTCCTCGGTCGAATTCCCGACGACCGAGAGATGACCGTCCTGTGCGCGAAGGGCGGTGCCAGCGAGTACGTCGCGGGCACACTCGCGGAGCGCGGCTACGACGTCGACCACCTCGAGGACGGCATGAACGGCTGGGCGGGCATCTACGAGGCCGTCGAGGTCCAGCGGTACGACGGCACCGGCACGCTCCTCCAGTACCAGCGTCCCTCCTCGGGCTGTCTCGGCTACCTGCTTTACGACGACGGGGAGGCGGCGATCATCGACCCGCTTCGGGCATTCACCGATCGCTACCTCGAAAACGCCGACGAACTCGGTGTCGATCTGCAGTACGCGCTCGATACGCACATCCACGCCGACCACATCTCCGGAGTGCGCGACCTCGACGCGGAAGGTGTCGAGGGCGTCATCCCCGAAGCCGCCGTCGACCGCGGCGTCACCTACGCCGACGAGATGACCACGGCCGCGGACGGCGACACTTTCGGGGTCGGCGACGTAACGATCGAGGCGGTCTACACGCCAGGCCACACGACCGGGATGACCTCGTACCTCGTCGACGACAGCCTGCTCGCCACCGGCGACGGGCTGTTCGTCGAGAGCGTCGCCCGCCCCGACCTCGAGGAGGGCGACGAGGGTGCGCCGGATGCCGCGCGCCTGCTCTACGAGTCCCTGCAGGAGCGCGTGCTGACGCTGCCCGACGACACGCTCGTCGGTGGTGCGCACTACAGCGACTCCGCCGAGCCCGCCGCCGACGGCACCTTCACGGCACCCATCGGCGACCTCGTCACGGAGATGGACGCGCTCACGATGGACGAGGACGAGTTCGTCGACCTGATCCTCTCGGACATGCCGCCGCGGCCGGCCAACTACGAGGACATCATCGCCACGAACCTCGGCCAGAACGCCGTCGGCGACGAGGAAGCGTTCACCCTGGAACTCGGGCCGAACAACTGCGCAGCCAGCCAGGACTCCCTCGCGGGTGACTAA
- a CDS encoding sulfurtransferase TusA family protein: MSAEFDITETLDVKGASCPMPVVKTKSAIDDLAEGEILEVLATDSGSMSDIDGWASGTDGVELLGQEEADDVYKHYVRKTE; encoded by the coding sequence ATGAGTGCCGAATTCGACATCACGGAGACGCTCGACGTCAAAGGTGCATCGTGTCCCATGCCAGTTGTGAAGACGAAGTCCGCCATCGACGATCTAGCCGAGGGAGAGATCCTCGAAGTGCTGGCGACCGATTCGGGAAGCATGAGCGACATCGACGGCTGGGCGTCCGGTACTGATGGCGTCGAACTCCTCGGACAGGAGGAAGCCGACGACGTGTACAAACACTACGTCCGCAAGACGGAGTAA
- a CDS encoding DsrE/DsrF/DrsH-like family protein, producing MSTDTPDAATDDAPSRAELAARVDELEDALAEATAEDDTKKMSIIATKGTLDMAYPPLILASTAAAFDYEVTVFHTFWGLDILHEERSKNLKLSSVGNPNMPVPNAVAALPGMDRVTTKMMEKKIADNDTATIEELVETSLDMGVEFQACQMTIDLMDYDEDDFYDGVTTGVGAATALQDMADADVQLLV from the coding sequence ATGAGTACGGACACACCCGACGCGGCAACCGACGACGCGCCGTCCCGTGCGGAGCTGGCCGCCCGCGTCGACGAACTCGAAGACGCCCTCGCCGAGGCCACTGCCGAGGACGACACCAAGAAGATGAGCATCATCGCGACGAAGGGCACGCTCGACATGGCGTACCCGCCGCTCATTCTCGCCAGCACCGCGGCCGCGTTCGATTACGAGGTGACCGTCTTCCACACGTTCTGGGGGCTGGACATCCTCCACGAGGAGCGCTCGAAGAACCTCAAACTCAGCTCCGTCGGCAACCCCAACATGCCCGTCCCGAACGCCGTCGCGGCGCTCCCGGGGATGGACCGCGTGACGACGAAGATGATGGAGAAGAAGATCGCGGACAACGACACCGCCACCATCGAGGAACTCGTCGAGACGAGCCTCGACATGGGAGTCGAGTTCCAGGCTTGTCAGATGACCATCGACCTGATGGACTACGACGAAGACGACTTCTACGACGGTGTCACCACGGGCGTCGGCGCGGCGACCGCCCTGCAGGACATGGCCGACGCCGACGTTCAGCTCCTCGTCTGA
- a CDS encoding thioredoxin family protein, with amino-acid sequence MATRTAETDGVISLGDDDIQAVVDDSSVALVEFYTEWCGTCERMEPILEELAGDTDATILTVDIESNLETAIEFGAQSTPTFVLFVDGQPVKRLRGGQNERILRDLIGQYRD; translated from the coding sequence ATGGCAACACGGACAGCGGAGACGGACGGCGTGATTTCACTCGGCGACGACGACATCCAAGCGGTCGTCGACGACAGTAGCGTCGCGCTCGTCGAGTTCTACACGGAGTGGTGTGGCACCTGCGAACGAATGGAGCCAATTCTGGAAGAACTCGCGGGAGACACCGACGCGACGATCCTGACGGTCGACATCGAATCGAATCTCGAAACGGCGATCGAGTTCGGTGCCCAGAGCACGCCCACGTTCGTCCTGTTCGTCGACGGGCAACCGGTGAAACGACTTCGCGGCGGCCAGAACGAACGGATACTCCGCGACCTGATCGGGCAGTATCGCGACTAA
- a CDS encoding YgaP family membrane protein, producing MNMKNNIGATDRRTRIVVGLAVGLVGLAILGDLLALGTVVGAALSLVGLVLVGTGLVRVCLLYRLLGIDTSRSR from the coding sequence ATGAATATGAAGAACAATATTGGTGCGACGGACAGACGGACTCGGATCGTTGTCGGACTCGCGGTGGGGCTCGTCGGACTAGCGATACTCGGCGACCTCCTAGCACTCGGGACGGTGGTTGGCGCAGCGCTGTCCCTGGTGGGCCTCGTCCTGGTCGGCACCGGACTCGTTCGAGTGTGTCTCCTGTACCGCCTGTTGGGCATCGACACGTCCCGCTCCAGATAG
- the trxA gene encoding thioredoxin, with protein MTDDIEEIRRQKLAELRDRAETGGAEKSASKSPSEPIRITDGAELSETVVEYDLVLADFYADWCGPCEMLEPIVDTISAETGATVAKIDIDANQQLAAEYGVRGVPTLVLFADGQPAERLVGMQDEARLRSVIETHT; from the coding sequence ATGACCGACGACATCGAGGAGATCCGCCGACAGAAATTGGCGGAGCTTCGAGACCGGGCCGAAACGGGCGGTGCTGAGAAGTCCGCCTCGAAGAGCCCGTCCGAGCCGATCCGGATCACCGACGGCGCAGAGCTATCCGAAACCGTCGTCGAGTACGACCTCGTGCTAGCCGACTTCTACGCCGACTGGTGTGGCCCCTGCGAGATGCTCGAACCGATCGTAGATACGATCTCGGCCGAGACCGGTGCGACCGTGGCGAAGATCGATATCGACGCGAACCAGCAACTCGCCGCCGAATACGGTGTTCGAGGCGTTCCGACGCTCGTCTTGTTCGCTGACGGACAGCCGGCGGAACGGCTCGTCGGAATGCAGGACGAAGCTCGTCTTCGCTCCGTGATCGAAACGCACACGTGA
- a CDS encoding IS6 family transposase, producing MLEFDRLNGCIEWIDLSFVERERTPEWAIQVGIRCHLAGMSTRDASQFLDELGVKRSHVAVHNWVHKADLQPMSTVSADQLAVDEKVIRINGDDYWLYGAVDPQTNEILQFRLFPATTKQTTRWFLTELHRRYRLDGVEFLVDDADYLVNVLDEDGYRFQMISHGNRNAIERVFWEIERRTSSFATSFSHVEPQTAESWLKALAVRHNSRQS from the coding sequence ATGCTAGAATTCGACCGCCTCAACGGATGTATCGAGTGGATCGACTTGTCGTTTGTGGAGCGAGAGCGGACTCCCGAGTGGGCGATTCAAGTGGGCATCCGGTGTCATCTCGCCGGTATGTCAACAAGGGATGCCAGTCAGTTTCTCGATGAGTTGGGAGTCAAACGTAGTCACGTCGCGGTTCACAACTGGGTGCACAAGGCCGATCTACAGCCGATGTCGACGGTGAGTGCGGATCAACTTGCGGTTGACGAGAAAGTGATCCGCATCAACGGCGACGACTACTGGCTGTACGGTGCCGTCGATCCTCAAACAAACGAAATCCTGCAGTTCAGGCTGTTTCCAGCGACGACGAAACAGACGACGCGATGGTTTCTGACCGAACTTCATCGACGATATCGGCTAGATGGCGTCGAATTTCTCGTCGATGACGCCGATTATCTAGTGAACGTCCTCGACGAAGACGGGTACCGATTCCAGATGATTTCACACGGGAATCGGAATGCCATCGAACGTGTCTTTTGGGAGATAGAACGACGAACCTCATCGTTCGCAACTAGTTTCAGCCATGTCGAACCGCAGACAGCAGAATCGTGGCTCAAAGCCCTCGCCGTCCGGCACAACTCACGCCAAAGTTAA
- a CDS encoding DUF302 domain-containing protein, which translates to MTLPIDPSQIDPADIGEERATLEMSHDDAIEHVRDVFTDAGFGVPVEFSPSEMLNEKVDAGRDPYYVLGACNPEVADRALDATDNKLGSLMACNVVVWEKEPDKQVVYHVSIMRIARLVGMAPDNEEMADIVADTGELVDEAFANL; encoded by the coding sequence ATGACGCTCCCAATTGACCCGAGCCAGATCGACCCCGCAGACATCGGTGAAGAACGGGCAACACTCGAGATGAGCCACGACGATGCCATCGAACACGTCCGCGACGTGTTCACGGACGCCGGCTTCGGCGTCCCCGTCGAGTTCTCCCCGTCCGAGATGCTCAACGAGAAAGTCGACGCGGGTCGGGACCCTTACTACGTACTCGGCGCGTGCAATCCCGAGGTAGCCGACCGCGCGCTGGATGCGACCGACAACAAACTCGGGTCGCTCATGGCCTGTAACGTCGTCGTCTGGGAGAAAGAACCGGACAAGCAGGTCGTCTACCACGTCTCCATCATGCGCATCGCCCGACTGGTCGGGATGGCGCCCGACAACGAGGAGATGGCGGACATCGTCGCCGATACCGGCGAACTCGTCGACGAGGCATTCGCGAACCTCTAA
- a CDS encoding putative quinol monooxygenase: protein MLVVHATFPIDPAHRDRAVELMQHLAEHSRAEDGIIDYRVNTDIDDPNLFRFVEKYEDEAAFGAHVETEHFGEFEAALPDLLAGEPDVTRFDVESVSDVEL, encoded by the coding sequence ATGCTCGTCGTCCACGCGACGTTTCCGATCGATCCGGCCCACCGCGACCGAGCGGTCGAACTCATGCAACACCTCGCCGAACACTCCCGGGCCGAAGACGGGATCATCGACTACCGCGTCAACACGGATATCGACGATCCGAACCTGTTCCGGTTCGTCGAGAAGTACGAGGACGAGGCGGCCTTCGGCGCACACGTCGAGACCGAACACTTCGGGGAGTTCGAGGCGGCACTCCCCGACCTCCTCGCCGGCGAACCCGACGTGACTCGCTTCGACGTCGAGAGCGTCAGCGACGTCGAACTGTAA
- a CDS encoding DUF7344 domain-containing protein: MPPNAVQMESNESTDHEPFATLRNGRRREVIDYLRDRPGPVDLRDLSEHVAAVENDCDPADVTYDQRKRVQTALYQMHLPKLADAGVVSYDRRAGEVTLVDGAERCLPYLDAVDERRRRWWRWYLLVAAILAVPIALAAAGVGPFTRVPGLAYATVAVLSCAFVSLVQVAVERD; encoded by the coding sequence ATGCCACCGAACGCCGTCCAGATGGAATCGAACGAGTCGACGGACCACGAACCCTTCGCGACGCTCCGCAACGGGCGGCGACGCGAGGTCATCGACTATCTCCGCGACCGGCCGGGCCCCGTCGACCTGCGCGACCTGAGCGAACACGTCGCCGCCGTGGAGAACGACTGCGATCCCGCGGACGTGACCTACGACCAGCGAAAGCGGGTCCAGACCGCCCTCTACCAGATGCACCTGCCCAAACTCGCGGATGCCGGCGTCGTGTCCTACGACCGGCGTGCGGGCGAGGTGACACTCGTCGACGGGGCCGAGCGCTGTCTCCCCTACCTCGATGCGGTCGACGAGCGACGACGACGCTGGTGGCGGTGGTACCTGCTCGTCGCTGCCATCCTCGCGGTGCCGATAGCGCTCGCGGCAGCGGGTGTCGGCCCGTTCACGCGGGTCCCCGGGTTGGCCTACGCGACGGTCGCCGTTCTGTCGTGTGCCTTCGTGTCGCTGGTCCAAGTCGCGGTCGAACGCGACTGA
- a CDS encoding YegP family protein: MVEATFRVFETDSGSFRWRLRHADGTVVASSDGTYPTRQAAMADVQRVKHVAAEAGVDSLGPDDPA; the protein is encoded by the coding sequence ATGGTCGAGGCGACGTTTCGCGTGTTCGAGACCGACTCGGGGTCGTTCCGCTGGCGACTCCGCCACGCCGACGGGACGGTCGTCGCGTCAAGCGACGGAACGTATCCGACTCGGCAGGCGGCGATGGCCGACGTACAGCGTGTCAAACACGTCGCTGCGGAGGCGGGCGTCGACTCGCTCGGGCCCGACGATCCGGCCTGA
- a CDS encoding SDR family oxidoreductase has product MSLEDSATVVTGASSGIGEATAHEFASEGARVALAARSEDRLASIAADLDAEYGAETLVVPTDVRDEAAVDALIDAAVDEWGGLDVLVNNAGLGRGGDVADLSTEDYRAMMDTNVDGVFYATRAALPHLAESSGNLIFVGSFAGQYPRPGNPVYAATKWWVRGFAHSVEAQIGPDGVGVTVVNPTEVRTEFGGDDGDPFAERFEPGEVSEPEEIADAIGFAAAQDHSTVHEIDVYRRDKFEGW; this is encoded by the coding sequence ATGAGCCTCGAAGACAGCGCGACCGTCGTCACGGGTGCGAGTTCAGGCATCGGCGAGGCGACAGCCCACGAGTTCGCGAGTGAGGGGGCACGCGTCGCCCTCGCCGCACGAAGCGAGGATCGACTGGCGTCCATCGCGGCCGACCTCGACGCGGAGTACGGCGCGGAGACCCTCGTCGTCCCGACGGACGTCCGCGACGAGGCGGCCGTCGACGCGTTGATCGACGCCGCCGTCGACGAGTGGGGCGGCCTCGACGTCCTCGTCAACAACGCGGGACTGGGCCGGGGTGGCGACGTGGCCGACCTCTCGACCGAGGACTACCGGGCGATGATGGACACGAACGTCGACGGCGTCTTCTACGCGACGCGGGCGGCGCTCCCGCACCTGGCGGAGTCCTCGGGCAACCTGATCTTCGTCGGGAGTTTCGCGGGGCAGTACCCTCGGCCCGGCAATCCGGTGTACGCCGCGACGAAGTGGTGGGTTCGGGGGTTCGCCCACAGCGTCGAGGCACAGATCGGGCCGGACGGCGTCGGCGTCACCGTCGTCAACCCGACCGAAGTGCGAACGGAGTTCGGCGGCGACGACGGCGACCCGTTCGCCGAGCGGTTCGAACCGGGCGAGGTGAGCGAACCCGAGGAGATCGCCGACGCGATCGGCTTCGCGGCCGCGCAGGACCACTCGACGGTCCACGAGATCGACGTCTACCGCCGCGACAAGTTCGAAGGCTGGTGA
- a CDS encoding fumarylacetoacetate hydrolase family protein encodes MRYLARTTDGRPLAGDDEGFVPLGAALPDASSVRDVLPRATEGLPSLDDATAERVPRTAVTLGPVLDRPGKLFGIGLNYAGHAADLAEEPPDEPASFFKPATAATGPGGPIRLPPAEETDRVTAEAELAVVIGRTCRDVPVADADEVIAGYTPVIDVTAEDVLQRNPRYLTRAKSYDTFLVFGPHLATPMPGTSLDDVEVRTVLNGSVVARNTVANMHFSPRELVARHSEVMTLEPGDVISTGTPGAGRIEPGDRVRAEVDRFGAVAADVVRPEETDME; translated from the coding sequence ATGCGCTATCTCGCCCGTACGACCGACGGTCGGCCACTCGCCGGCGACGACGAGGGGTTCGTCCCCCTCGGTGCGGCTCTCCCGGACGCGTCGAGTGTCCGGGACGTCCTCCCACGGGCGACCGAGGGCCTCCCTTCCCTCGACGACGCGACCGCCGAGCGAGTTCCCCGGACCGCGGTCACGCTCGGTCCGGTTCTCGACCGGCCGGGGAAACTGTTCGGTATCGGCCTCAACTACGCCGGCCACGCCGCGGACCTCGCGGAGGAGCCACCGGACGAACCGGCGAGTTTCTTCAAGCCCGCCACGGCCGCGACGGGGCCGGGCGGCCCGATCCGCCTCCCGCCGGCCGAAGAGACGGACCGCGTCACCGCGGAGGCCGAACTCGCCGTCGTGATCGGTCGGACCTGTCGGGACGTGCCCGTCGCCGACGCCGACGAGGTGATCGCGGGCTACACGCCGGTTATCGACGTGACCGCGGAGGACGTCCTCCAGCGGAACCCCCGATATCTCACCCGGGCGAAGAGCTACGACACCTTCCTCGTTTTCGGCCCACATCTCGCCACCCCGATGCCCGGCACGTCCCTCGACGACGTCGAGGTACGGACGGTCCTGAACGGGTCGGTCGTCGCTCGAAACACCGTCGCGAACATGCACTTCTCGCCGCGCGAACTCGTCGCCCGCCACTCCGAGGTGATGACGCTCGAACCCGGCGACGTAATCTCGACGGGGACGCCCGGGGCGGGCCGGATCGAACCGGGCGACCGGGTCCGTGCCGAGGTGGATCGGTTCGGGGCCGTCGCCGCCGACGTGGTTCGGCCGGAGGAGACCGATATGGAGTGA
- a CDS encoding PAS domain S-box protein has protein sequence MTDAPTPEPTARIQLLVSESGDRDALEELLSERYEIVTDETLQPVDCYLIGDRLVSAYRSELERRKADTQPVFCPVLVIQRETAPAPVDRLARDDAEAPSLVDDVVSAPVGRQVLFRRVDNLLTRRNQSLALARRYERMESRFQQLFESTNDALFVVDVAEDTFVECNPAAGDLLGYARDELLGLRASETIHRSDRDTYRSFLQRVTETGTGRTDELRCETNAGDVRHLEVSGATLEESGDDRSTVILSARDVTERVNYQEELEWKTHAIETTPIGVVITDPHRDDNPIIYANEGFTQVTGYSEREVVGRNLRFLHGEETRPEPVAAMREAIDAHEQVTVELRNYRKDGTPFWNRVTIAPVTNGGGEVTHFVSFQEDITERKEYEEELELFRNAVEQAGHGVVITDRNGTIEYTNPRYAQDTGYAREELVGLNPAIVQSGKHDETFYEELWETILSGEVWEADIINQRKSGELYEVDQTIAPISDETGEITHFVGIQSDVSEQRLRNQQLEVFNRVLRHNIRNTMNVVTGNVSILEARIDDERTRTQLQTIEQQAASLIELSEKVRTVHDLVEGAGEPDDVRNISELLSELASNFEETYPTAEITVSAPDDIWVQSDGRLAEAVRETVTNAVVHNDRSEPTVDVTAEIAERDDAGKMVDIEILDDGPGIPIEEQAIISSGEETPLNHGSGIGLPLVYWITRSLGGEMILGENDPRGSRTTLRIPVESAPGPVEPPEN, from the coding sequence ATGACGGACGCACCGACTCCCGAACCCACAGCACGGATCCAGTTGCTAGTGAGCGAATCCGGCGACCGGGATGCTCTCGAAGAGCTGCTCTCCGAACGATACGAGATAGTCACCGACGAGACGCTGCAGCCAGTCGACTGCTATCTGATCGGTGATCGGCTGGTTTCGGCGTACCGCTCGGAACTCGAGCGTCGGAAAGCGGACACACAACCCGTATTCTGTCCGGTGCTCGTGATCCAGCGGGAGACGGCACCCGCCCCAGTCGATCGACTAGCACGCGACGACGCCGAGGCACCCTCACTCGTAGACGACGTCGTTTCCGCACCGGTCGGACGGCAGGTCCTGTTTCGACGGGTGGACAACCTACTCACCCGCCGAAACCAGTCTCTCGCGCTCGCGCGACGATACGAACGAATGGAGAGTCGGTTTCAACAACTGTTCGAGTCGACAAACGACGCGCTCTTCGTCGTCGACGTCGCCGAGGACACGTTCGTCGAATGCAATCCTGCAGCCGGTGACTTGCTCGGCTACGCCCGTGACGAACTCCTCGGCCTCAGGGCCTCGGAGACGATCCATCGGTCGGATCGAGACACCTACCGGTCGTTTCTGCAGCGAGTGACGGAGACTGGCACGGGACGGACCGACGAGCTCCGTTGCGAGACGAACGCGGGTGACGTCCGTCACCTCGAGGTGAGCGGAGCGACGCTCGAGGAGTCGGGCGACGATCGGTCGACGGTCATCTTGTCCGCCCGCGACGTCACGGAACGCGTCAACTACCAAGAGGAACTCGAGTGGAAGACACACGCGATCGAGACGACTCCCATCGGTGTCGTCATCACCGATCCGCATCGAGACGACAATCCGATCATCTACGCAAACGAAGGCTTCACCCAGGTTACTGGCTATTCGGAACGGGAGGTCGTCGGTCGAAACCTTCGGTTTTTGCACGGCGAAGAGACACGTCCCGAGCCAGTTGCCGCGATGCGGGAGGCGATCGACGCACACGAACAGGTAACCGTCGAACTCCGGAACTACCGCAAAGACGGCACTCCGTTCTGGAACCGCGTCACGATTGCCCCGGTCACGAACGGCGGCGGAGAGGTGACACACTTCGTCAGCTTTCAAGAAGATATCACCGAACGCAAGGAGTACGAAGAGGAGTTGGAGTTGTTCCGAAACGCGGTCGAACAGGCGGGCCACGGGGTCGTGATAACGGATCGAAACGGGACCATCGAATACACGAATCCGAGGTACGCCCAAGACACGGGATACGCCCGCGAGGAACTCGTCGGGCTGAATCCAGCGATCGTTCAATCGGGCAAACACGACGAGACGTTCTACGAGGAACTCTGGGAGACGATTCTGTCCGGCGAGGTCTGGGAGGCCGACATAATCAACCAACGCAAGTCCGGGGAGTTGTACGAGGTCGACCAGACGATCGCCCCCATCAGTGACGAGACTGGTGAGATCACCCACTTCGTGGGGATCCAGTCCGACGTGAGCGAACAACGATTACGAAACCAACAACTCGAGGTGTTCAATCGAGTCCTGCGCCACAATATCAGAAACACGATGAACGTCGTCACTGGTAACGTGTCGATACTCGAGGCCCGGATCGACGACGAACGAACCCGGACACAGCTACAGACCATCGAGCAGCAAGCGGCGTCGTTGATCGAGCTCAGCGAGAAGGTGAGAACCGTTCACGATCTCGTCGAAGGCGCGGGCGAGCCCGACGACGTCCGTAACATCTCCGAACTGCTCTCCGAGCTCGCCTCCAACTTCGAGGAGACGTATCCGACTGCCGAGATCACGGTCAGCGCGCCCGACGACATCTGGGTGCAGTCCGACGGTCGGTTGGCGGAGGCGGTCCGCGAAACCGTGACGAACGCAGTCGTTCACAACGACCGCTCCGAGCCGACGGTCGACGTGACTGCCGAGATCGCGGAACGCGACGACGCGGGGAAGATGGTGGACATCGAAATCCTCGACGACGGGCCCGGAATTCCGATCGAAGAGCAAGCGATAATCTCGAGCGGCGAGGAGACACCACTCAATCACGGCAGCGGAATCGGACTGCCCCTCGTGTACTGGATAACTAGGAGTCTCGGGGGAGAGATGATCCTCGGTGAGAACGATCCCCGGGGCAGTCGCACTACCCTCCGCATCCCGGTCGAATCCGCCCCCGGACCGGTGGAACCCCCGGAAAACTGA